The Equus caballus isolate H_3958 breed thoroughbred chromosome 4, TB-T2T, whole genome shotgun sequence genome includes the window tatccCATGAGATGGGGAAGGGAAGACTGGGGTGAAGTGCTGTCCCCCGTCTGAGCATTGCTGGCCGGGGGACGGCCTGATTTTAGGTGAATAATTCACACTTAGGAAGTTTGTGAGGCTTCACTGTGAAGGGGAGGATTGAAGCCTGAGGGTTTCTCGAGAGCCTTCCCTGCTGTTTGGGCCAGCTCACTGCTGTCTTGGCACAATCTTGGGAGAGTCATTTTACTCGTGTTTGGGGGGAGATTGAGTGACACATGGAACAGGCCACATTACGGCTAGTTTGTAGCAAGCaggaaaggggaaagaagaaCCCTCCTCACCCCaaatccttcctttcctcttcttttttcctttcctgttgtCACCCATCACATTCCCTGATGTCATTCCTGCCATTGTGAGCTGACAGGCTCTCCAGCCTGCTGGACAGCCCGTAAGTCAGGAGGGGAGGTGGAGCTGTGGAGGTGCGGGGAGTAGTGGTCACACCAACACCTGGAGGTGGGCTGGGTCTGCGTGGAGCCCCAGAGATGTTCCCAAGCCCCTTCTTCCAAAGAACCAATGAATAAAATTAGGGGCCTCCCACGTGAGGTCAGGGAACCAGGCCCTGGAGTGGAACTTGGAGTGGAAGATGGCCTTCTTTGTCAACTGATTCATTCTCCAGAATTCAACTTGTTCTCCGACTCGATGGTGTTTGAAAGCAACTTTATCCAGGTACCCTTGTGcagctcaggaccaattttctttccctttccaaaACCTGTTCCCAGGGCTTGGTCCAAAAATGCTGTGGCCTTTGAAAGccctggggaggagaaagaagccaCTATGGCTAGAGAAACCAGAGGGTCTGGGTCCTAAGTTCACCTCTTGGTGCCTATAGCATCCTGGGGCTCCCTGCAGGTCACGTGCTTTAAGGAAATAGAGTTATACCCTGCAAAAGAAGACATCAGAGCTCACTCCCCAGGCAGTATCCACAGGCATCCTCCTGGGGCCACTAGTGCAAACTGGCTGGTTAGAGGGGATGAAGGTGGCTGTCAGAATCCCTGCTCTGAAATCTAACCTCCTCTCTCTGGGATGGTTTAGAAACAGCCTTGTTTGAGAGCAAGGCCCCTGGATAAATGGGCCTTGGCCAGATTCTACCATCCGCCAAAGGGTGGTGACGTGACCAATGGAAGTGAGCATCTGTGGCCTGGGAAGCATGGAGCCTCAAGGATGTGGGGCAGTTATTTTAATATGTATGACATCTTACTGAGGTGCTGCCCATCACTCTCTCATGATCTGGCCAGAACCTGCGCACCTGTGCTCCTTTGCAGGTGTGACATCACCAGTTAATCAGCAAGCTGTGTGCCCAGCAGGAGGTGCAAAGAGAGAACAGATAGTGTCCCTGGCTCAGAAGCTTATGAATCTGTAGGTGTCAAGGGCGTATTACAAAATAGTAACTGCTAAGAAAGCTCTATGTCAGATGGTTTGACCAGCCAATCCCTAAAGTGTGAGCACAGAGAGCGGGGCCGAGGGAATTCAGAGCGCTCTCTCTGGACTTACGCAGTTGAAGAAAGCTTCCCAGAAGACAGGGCCTTAAGCTATTCTTCGAGATCTTGCTGAGACTTTGGTAAGTGgaagagcagggagaggaaaTCCGAGGTAGATGGACTGCAAGTGCCTGCCTCAGGCAGGAGGCTGGAAGGCTCAGGTAGGGTCTGCAGTCCAGAATCCATTTGATGGAGTTGAAAAGCGGTAGGGAGTTACAGGGGAGAGAGAGTGGAAACAGTTTGAGGTGGGAATTGGCTTAATTAGGAGACTCTTCACAGAGCAGCGAGCTCCTCTCTGATGGAAGTCCCTCAGATTTCAGAAAGCTGGTTCATGGCTCTCGGTGCTCCATGGTCCCTGTGCTGCCCCAGGGAGCAGCATAGCTGGGCCATCAGCGGGCAACCTGGGGACGCACTCATTCCTAACACACTctcagtggagagggagcagtaaCATGGGAGATCCAGACTTGGGACACCAAATTCTAGTCATTTCTGTTTGGATGTGATTCTATTTTGGTAGCAGGTTTATTCTCTTCGTATATTCTCTTTGGCCTAATATTAGAACTGTTTAGTTTCTCTGGCTGGACGATAAGTGTCTCAGGCAGCAGGAAACTCAGACTGTGCCGGGGCGGGGGAAGGCCTGCCTGCTGAAGCTGACCCTCGACCACCGAGTTAAGGTTTCCTTGAGATGACCCGCCCACaccgctgtgctgctccctccatccctctcctcaGCATCACCCTCACTGCCTCACCTCCAAGCAGCATCACCCACAAGGGTTTCTTTAGCACTTGCTCTCAGTGTGTGCATCCCTCTCTGATTTGTGGTGATAGGAGTTTCATTCCACAATGCAGCTCCAAgaaatgtcactttttttttcaaaatcaaaattcaCTTTTCTTGGAGCACCGTCTGTTCAGGTTTGTGGGAACTTAAATTTCAATCATCCCCGGGGCTTTCTCTTTGTCCCTAGTTCCACTTGGGACTGTGAAATGGTCCCAGTGGTCTTACAAAGTCTAGAACATTGGGCAAAGGTCCTCTTGTCTTGGGAACATAGGAGCCACCCCTTTGCTGTTCCTTACTCAGAGCCCTGTATTTCCTCAGAGGCCGCAGTTTGGGTGCTTCTCTGCCTGCCATGGACAGTGAGGTGAGGACGTCTTAGCTGAGACACTGTTGTCCCAGTGCCAGGCATCTAGTCTCCTTGTCATGCCACAACCCCTGGAGCTGCAAGAGCAGAGGTCCTCATTACACTCAAGACCCAGCAACAAGCCAGGCCCTACCTCATCTTGGGGCAAGCTCCCCAAACCTGTCTCAAGTTGGACTGCCTGGGTCTTGCCCATTCAACAGCTCTTTCCTTGCTCCCCTCCCCTTCTGGAACTTTCTTCACACAATCTCCCTTCCAGACCATTGGAAACCTGTCCTGGCTTCTTCTACCCAAGGATGGaggaataaaattttaatgcaacTCAGCTTTTCCTTACTCGTGTATCCTTTTAAAGTTAGGTAATGCAGAGGACATGAAGAAGGGCAATATGGCGTTCCTTTTGGCAATGAGCTTAAGTCTATTTGGGGAGACCAACAAAAAGGATGGATGCAGGTCATGGCCCCACCAAATGTGCCACGTGCCTGCAAGCACCACCGGTGCTCCAAGCCTGTCACAAGTTGAAGTGCCACTTTTTAGCACCTATACCTTCCACCCTTGTCTTTTGCTTCTCTCTAACCCCTGTACCTGGTGTTGATTTCTAGGTCACTAAGCCCGGGAACTGGCTGGATGTCTATAAAGGATCTACCACTGTGATCCTTGGGGTGACCTCCTCGGTGCCCTCCTTGCCACTCCCCAACGTCCTCCTGATGGCCAACGTCACCTGGCCCCAGGGTCAGTCTTCCACCCGGGGCACACCTGGTTGTGCTCCAGTCATCACCCTCAGCAGGTACAGAAAGGCTTGAGGGAGGGGCCAGAAAGGGTGGGATGACTGACTGCATTGTTTTGCAGCTGGACTTTAGATGAAAAGAAAGCACCGTGTTCTTTAGTGTATAAACTATGTagagctcattcattcatttaccaaatatttacttAGTATCTGTttgtaccaagcactgtgcttGGTGCTGTGGGTGGAGTACCTGGTCCTGTCTCAGCCTAGTTTTTGAGGATCTTGGcttccttttgcttatttttattttgtcaaaataGACTTAGGGAGTTTCTGAAAAAAGGTGAGGGGTATGAAAGTCAAGTGGGATTATGAGGTATTGAGATTGAAGAAAAAGTACTGGAAGTGTAGGAGACATCCATCCTTCTCCTTACTCTTTCAAGACGGTTAATCAGGATATAGGAAGAAGGAGTCCTGGAAATGGAGTCAGAAAACCTTAGTTCCAGTTCCTATGTAAGAAGATCTaaacttgggcaaatcacttagtttctttgagcctcagtttccaaatctgtaaaatggaattaataataCTTATCTTTCCTTCAtcaaagggttgttgtgaggattaaatgagatattatatgTTGACTATCAGCCATTGCTATTGATGTGGGCAGATTCTTTAATAACTAAGGCCCTGGAACTTAAAGAAGAGTTGGTCTTAGTAATCATTCCCACTTTCAGACCACGAGCTTTCTCCCTTGGGCATCCCCCAAGCAGAGGTGGGAGCCTAGTGAAGTTGAGCCAAGGTCTAGGTAGGCACCGGACTGATTAAAATCATGGGCTTCTCTGCTGTGGGAATTTCTTGATTGTGTCCAGGATTCTCCCTCTGAAGTATGTGGAGCTACGAATCTGTGACCGGCTCCAACGCATCCTGAGGGTTAGGACAGTGACTGAAAAGATCTACTACCTGAAGCTCCACGAGAAACACCCAGAGGCAGTGTTTCAATTCTGGATCCGCCTGGTGAAAATTCTGCAGCAAGGTCTGTCCATCACCACCAAAGACCCAAGAATCCAGTTCACTCACTGCCTAGTGCCCAAGATGTCCAGCAGCTCCACCGGAACAACAGTAAGTGGGGCCCTCTGGCCAAGATCCGTAGAGAGTTGGGGGAATCAGAGGCATCTGATCAAGCCTCGTGAGGACTGATGGATATTAAAGTCCACTGTTGGGGGGGCACGAGCAGGCTTCATTTTCAAGGGTCCACGATATGCACACACCCAATTGAGGTCTACAAGcataaaaagcaaattaatttcGTTTTCCTAAAAAAGAGCGGTAAAGTACTTAACTCacataaaaattgttttctggtttttgccgattttttttcagtattataaaagaataatgcTCACTGAGGAAAAcgagaaaataacagaaaaatcacCCTCACTTCTCTCCAGCCCCAAGCAATCACTTGGAACATTTTGGCGTATTTCCTTCTCgtctttcattttaacttaatttttaatttatatattcgAGGACATTAAGGACATTTATGAATGTTGCTTTTTTCAATTTAGGTTATATCATAAgcacttttccatttcttttgaaaGCTCTTCATACACATCATTTTGATAATTTCATGCTATTGTGTTGTATTAATCAATTAAAATTTACTTCACCATTCTTCTAACATCAGACGTTTAGAGTTGTTTCTAACTTTTCATTATTATACATGATGCTAAAAACAAGCATCTATGTGTATTGTCCACATTTCTGATTGTCTTCTCAGAATAGATTTTTAGAAACAGAATTCAAAGAGTGTGAACATTTTTAAGGCTCTCGATACATATTGCCAGATTATTTCCAGAAAGTTCATACCAAATTATACTTTCTCCAATAATATGAGTGTCTGTGTCACTGAATCCTGATCACAATTGAGAAGGATCAGTTTTAACAGATTTTCTAATATGATAGCTAAAAAGGTGgcctctctttcattttcaacAAGTTTGAACATGATTACATGGTTCTTTTGCATTGTTGTGTTGGCCATTTTTCTATTGGCAGCCTTGTGTTTTTCTAaatctatttgtaaaataaagctTTCTATACATCAAGAATTTTAACCCTTTAATCACAAGTTTTCACAAATATTTCCCCCAAGgatttgcttttccctttcagtttatttaagactttttttttcttttgacacatAGAAGGCTTTTCCAGGACCTGCTGAGGGTAGAAGCACAGGAAGGAAAAGCTTGATAAATTAGATTGCCTAAAACCTTCAGATCTCAAAATCCAAACACTTTCCCCCTCTCGTATAAGTCGTATCCTTTAGGTATGCGATCACTGACTTCCAAAGTCAGCTTGCGGAGCTCTCCTGCACTGGTTCTTAATGTTCAGATCTTGTGTTCTGGGTGAGGTAGTCACAGCAGCCCATCAGAGAGAGGAGGTGATCTTTCCAGGGGCCTCGTTTTTGGTCTGATGATTCTGGGGCTTAATGTCTGAGGAACAGGTCCCCAGGGGTAGGCTGGAAGACTCAAGTGAGGGCCTTCAAGGTTCTGGCCCAAAGAGGCCAAGAACTATCAGGGAGCAGACCTCATCATCTGACTGTCCATTTCTCCATCCAGCCAGAAAGCAGCCTCCCATCATCCTCCCAGCCCAGTGAAAGCTTCATGCTGTTGGCAGCCGAGCAGACCAGTGGCAGTTTCTCACATCTCGCAGGAAGGTCCCAGCTCCCAGCAGACAGGTGGGTCTTCCATGCAGGCAGTCCCAGCATCCCTTCCCGCAGCAAACAGGCCTGGGTGGGGTCAGCGACACCCTATGCCAACCTATCTCAGTTCCTTCTTTTTATTCTAGACATGTATGCATGTGacttttccccttaattttgTTGTAAGCCTGTCCTTGAAAACAGGGTCTGTGGCTGGCTGATCTGAATATTTCCTAGGCAAACCCCAGTGTTTTCATAtggaagatgctcaataaaagggaggaagaaattgatTCAAAGAAGGGTATGCTAATAAAGCAGACTCATGGAGTTAGATCCTATTGACTATCTCCAACCCCAGCTCACAAAGGTCCCTGGGGTAAGACAAAAACCTGAGTTCTCTTTGCCTCATCtatctcttctgtaaaatggacagACTAGACAGTAACCCAAAAGGGAGACCACTGCTGGCTACAAAGTTTTACTAATTTACTAAGTAACTGTATCAGACTCTTTCTGTAACAAGTGATAGAAACCCCAAACAAGATCATGTATCCAGTATGTTGAACAACTACAACCTGTAGGTTATCAccaaaatgcaaatttatttttgtcttctctttataattttttcagtGGGAGGAATTTTCCTCTTGCCCCTGGATAAAAAGCCGGTTCTGGGCAGGCCCCATAGCATGTGGGCTCCCTCTTAGAACATAAAAGGTCCTTTGGTCCCTTTAAATTGCAAAAGTAGCATCAATTCTGAAAGTAAAATATCTAGTGCCTGAAAATTATCAAATCTCTGCCCTGATCatgtcttctcccttctctcagtcTGGCCCCATGTTAAGATGACCTTTCATAGTGGGGACTGGGTTGTCACTCCGCTCTTTCTGTTCGCATGTTTAAAGttgactttttccctcttctgAGCTTTCTTGGGTTCTTTGAAGCCCTCCATCTGCCGCACCCCCAACTGCAAATCTGGTGATGCTGTGACACCTTCCTTGCGTGTGGCCACCACCCCTCCTCAGGCCCTGGCTCTGCAGGCATCCGTGCCACCCAGGCCCTGCTTGTCAGAGACCCGTTACTCTTTAAGGGAGTCCTCTTGGGTAGGACTTACAGTGGCTCCaggctggctctctctctctctgatacaGCCCACATCTGGTCCTCGGGAAATGCCCTCTCACACTTTGGCCACTGGAGAGGAGGACCATGCCTTACGAACACAGAAGCAACTCCTCTTCATTCCACCACCAAAGAAACCCCTTCTCCCATCTCTACCGTCCTCCATGTTTTCTGGGCAGGAGTTGTGCCCCCACCTACTGGGTCTCCCTGCCCCAGGGACCACAGCTCAAGCTCTCTGGGTGGTCCCAGAAGCCCCTTTCTTTCAGTTTCAGGGAGAAGAGGCAGCAGCTCTATAAAAAGAACTCTGCACACATCCTCTCTCCCGAAGCTTTTATGGCCTCGCCCTGGGGCAGCATCCCAGTGCTGGTCATGCTGGGTCAGTTCTCCCAGGTCATAGGGTGCCTTATATGTACtttccagtgttttctttttttcagttccaGGATAGTTTTCTTGAATTACaatgtaaaattttcttctttgggtGCTCCTATGGTTTGTATGTTGGATCATCTTTGCCCATCTACGAGATctgtcactttctctttcttttgtattctttaaactctcttccctttagccttttctctctcttaaggCATTATCTGCTTTCTTTGCTCTTGTGTTGTTTATAGTTTAAGGcttcattttggaaataattGTTGTTTCCTGAAAATGTCTAATGCTTTTCTCAGCTTTATCACTTCCTCtataaatcttttaaattctGACTTCTATTGGTCTTTCatgtattctttcattttcttagtttcttttggCTCCTTTTGAAATGCCAAGTAGCAGTTTCTTCTCATTTTGTAGGCAcatctttttcatgtgctttcatGGATTTATTTTATGTGCTATATGGATATATTATGCCTCAtatcctctttctttctcatataaTTTTGTGTGGCGTTTGATTATGATCCTTTACTGATGCTGCTTTTTACCTGAAATGGTTTTCCTGAACCTTTGGGGAGGAGGCACTCCTCAGGGTAGCTTTCTGGTTCCAGCTCTAGAGCTCCCTCTTGTGTCGTTTTGTGAAGTGTTTCCCGCCCTCCCGGGTCGTATTCCTCTCTCTTATCTTTAGCTgacctttctctttcctttgcttctaTCTTACTCAATTTGAATTCAATCTCCAGTGGTTTTTTCCTTAGCTTGAAGCTGTGTCCTGCAAGGGAGAGTGTTCTGATGGTTTGGAGAGTTCATGAGGCATAGACCACTCCAGTCCCTTCAGACTTCATCGCTGACCCCTCACACTTAACTTCCAGCTCTCTTCTTAAATTTGCCACCAGCACTCACCACTGAGGGACTGTGGGAAATTTAGGAGCGCTCCGGTTTTTAGGTACATCAGATACCCTGTTGTTTCTGCCTGCTTCCTCTCACGCAGATACTGATATCACGTGGGTCTTGGAGCTGTCTTTAGCTCATCTCAAACAGATCTTCATCTCAAACATGTGGGACTCATATTGGCCTAACTTATAGGAAGGGAGGGGGAAGACCTCCAAAGAACCATTGTTAAGTTTGCTTCTGTCAGGTGCCTCGGAGATATTACTGGCTCAAGAGAAGTTGTTTATGTTCATTTCTCAGCTTGGGAGTTCTTGGACCATTTCGTTTCAGACTTCAAACTAGCATGAGGACAGGCCCAAAGATAAGAAATTTcagaagagacttttcttttgaCCTAGGATCCGGGTGAATGTAGATGAGCTTGCTGTCCCGGGTGGATTGCTTTCTGGTGTATCTTTTTGCCAAGAATGCAGTTTTGAAAGTCCTGGATTTATGCAAAAACCTCACTTAACACCACACCTAGCCTGGGCCCAAGACCTTATCTCCTGTGTCACATGCCCATGAAAACCCCTGCCCTGGGTGACCAAGACTGGCAAGTCCCTCGGGCAGCGCCGGCTTCTGCTCACATTCACTTTGCTGGTCTTTAATTTTTGGCCCCTgggatttttctttactttttgtgAGTTCAACAATGCatttaaaattatgctttttatattttatccagcatttctAGGTGTTTTGTGGCAAAGAGGTTTTTAGATTATTTGGCCATATTGCTAGTCTAgctaaataattctaaaaatattttcacttaaagaaaaacCTCACTGCAGTTGTGTCTGAATAGTTACAGtgtgagtgatttttattttctttttggtgctgttttatggtttctatttttttcatttaaaataaatacgtATTTCACTTggaatcaaaattttaaaaaacattttagcTACACTGTGTGTTTTTCTAGACAGAACAAGtggctgtgattttttttttttttaagttgctatTCTTTTGAAGAACTGTTTTCTTTGCCCTTAGGCTGATGCCTGGCAGGTTATAGTGGGCATCAGGCAGATCCAGTGGGTTCCGATTTTGTCTTTGAGTCATGATGCGTTAGGTTCTCAACAAATAAAAGCAACGCTTAAGAGCTGGAGAATGTCTGTTTGACTTCAGCAGAGCAGGCCTTAGCTCTGGCCTCACTCCTGCTTGGCTTTCTCTCCTCGAGTCACTCTTAGATACGTCATATCCTATATACGTATTGTCACTGCCCATCATTTCCATATTCACATCTGCGTTCGAGGCATTCGTACTGGAAAGACATAAttagaaaacagtttttaaattagatttttaacaatatcttctttttcttctattgctttaaatgatttcaaaattcCTGGGCTCCAACAGAAACACCGATCCTGCCACTGAAGTAGACAATTCCGACAGCTGCCACAAGACACTCTCACCTGTGGTTTCTCCGATCAATATGAATGTACCCATGAGAGCGGTCTTGAGTCACAGCCTCTGGGAACAAGACAATCCAGATGAGCACTTCCTTCAGACTCCTGTAGCCAGTTCCCTAGGACAGAACTTTTTGGGACCCTGACACTTAGCCAAAATGGGGTGCTCTTCCCTGGCTTCATTCAGTGCACTTGCTACAACCTCCTATAATGCTGTTTTCCCACTGTGGGCCAAATTACCATGGGAGAGGTAAGATGGTGTTTATAACAAAGTGCTTCTGTCCTTCCACCAATAAACCTCCAAGTAAGTCTTTAATTGCTGTCGGCTGTGCCGTGGGGGCTCCAGGCTGGGCAAGGAATGATTAGGAGCAGCAGATCACTCCTTGTGAAAATAAGTGGGAAAAACGTTCTGTCTCTGCTCAATTGAAACCCTAAAGCAGCCAAGAAAGCTAGTCCAGAGGAAAGGGCCTAGGGAGAAATCCAGCTTCCTCTTTcagagggggagggtgggggaccGGGCTGGGCTGCTACAAGCCCAAAGTGAAAGAAATCCTGAGAATGCTAGTGACCAACTGGAAGACACCTTTGTGTTGCCCGCTTACCTCGTGCAAGAAATTGAGTCTTTATCGCCCCACTGCCTGTGTTAGGGTAAAGCTATAAAGACTCACCCTGGGCCATGCAAACTTTGGTTGCTAAGGAAGACATGGCTTCTGGTAAGGAAGATGGTGACCACCCATCAATGAAAGTCCTAATTGACTCTTCCTACTCAGGACCTAATGAAAGCAAACTGGAAGCGCAGTGTCTGTGTGTATCAGGGATGGGGCAGGAGCTTTGGCCAACCTCCGGACAAGTGGAGAAGATTTACTTGGAGGATACTACCACaacattcaataagtatttattgagctcctgctaggtgccagacactgtgctcaaTGCTGGGTATATTAGAGAGAACAAGACAGATGGACAGTTACATGCCTTTAGGAAAGGTATGGGAGGGATACCGAACCCTATTTTGGAGACACAGAAAGGCCATTAAGGTTGCCATGATGTTTGAGCTACTTGGTCTGCAAATAAAGGCTGGAAGGACGTGTTTTCACACTGTAGGAAATATAttgatggagggagaaagaataTAACTACCCTCCCCTTGTACATGCGCAGTTGGGCTGAGCAGTAAATCCTATTGGGTCAGAAAAGATATCTAAGCTGAGAGGACACCTAATGTTCGTGGGTTTCCTCCTGCCTCCAATAAAAATACTAACAAAACAAATTTCCTTTCCCCATGTCACAATCAAATATGGTGAGCATTATTGTTGCTGGTGAGAGACATCTAGAAGCTGAACTTAGAAGAGGCTAATGTGAAGGGTGACCATACTTCCCAAGTTATGCCTGTTGTCCTAGTGTCATTATTAAAATGTACCCATTCCACTCTCAAAAGTTTCCCTGTATGAATGGTAAATCATTCTACTAATAAGGTGTGTTTAAAACATTTAAGAGATCTCCACCTCCACTTCTATTGTCTTGGTTTAAGCTTCCATCAACTCTCTTTAGACTATTGTGATAACCTCAATTGGTCTCCCAGACTCCGTCATCATTATAACAATAATAGCTGACTTGATTGGACACttttatgtgccaagcactatgctcAGACTTTATAAAGGTTGCTTAATCCACACAACTCATTGGGAGGTAGATATTCTTATTATCACATTTTCCAGATGATGAACCTGAGCCATAGAGAGATTCAAGAACTTGCTTAAGGTCATTGAggtagtaagtagcagagctgggaactgaacccagtcTGTCTAACTCCAAAGTCTGTACTCTTGGTGGCTCTCTGATTTCTTCCCAATGCATTTTCTTTCCATACCTCTAATAGAGCAGTCTTTCTGAAACATAAATCTGACTATAGCTTCCCTTTGATAAAACCAAACTCTTTGATATAAATAACCAAGCCTATTTCTCCAGCTTCTTCACTGGCCACTGCTCCCCTTAAAGCTCAGGTTCCCACCATACCCAAGTTCTGGTGGTTTCTGTAATGCACATGTATTTAAATACTGCAAGGATGTCGCATATCCTTCACTTTACCCAAATAACTTTCCTTGTATTTTCTACTATTGTTTTCATGATACTTGCCCTTACTGATGGAGTTCTTCCATGCTACCGCGGTACCCTGCATGCCTGTATTATAGCATTTCTCACATCATTGTACTTATTTGTTTACGTGTCTATCTCCTCCATGGGACTATGAACACTTTGAGAATAGATACCATTTTATATTAGTTAGAGTTCTTTGATGGCCAATCCAGTAAGAAAAGCTCTAATTTAAATCAAAAAGAATTGATTGGAAGGATAGGGGTTTGCTCACAGGATCAAAGGGACAGCTGAAGAGCCAGTCTTAGAACAGCTCTGGGGATTCAGGTAGGAGTGGCTAATTGACCATCTCATCAAACCCTGCAGCAGGCTGGGTTGTTTCAGCAAAGGAAATGGAGGGGTATTACAAAACAACAACATGGGGAATGAATGTCTGGTGGCTGATAACAAATGTCTGTCACAGGCTGACTCTTTGTTCTCTGTTGGAAGAGGCACTCTGCCATGGGCCTCAGGCACCTCTGCACGTCCTTGCTAAGTATGTCAGATTTCAAGGCCTGATTGTCCTCTGACCTGGAGCTGTTTCTGTAGCTAGTCACATAGGCAATTAAGTAGGTCAAGGTGACTACTGCATGACTACCTTACGACCACATGCTCTCGGGGAGAGGGTGCTGGTTTAGTTACTGTTTGGTTACAGTTTGTTGAGCCCTCAGCCCTGGCTTCCTTAGCTGTATGCATCCACTGTGTGCATGGCCCTCATCTGGGCCCATTGTGTTGCCCTGAGGGACTTGGGGTCAGGGCTGCTGGTATCACGATTCTGATGCTCCTGCTG containing:
- the GARIN1A gene encoding Golgi-associated RAB2 interactor protein 1A isoform X3; this encodes MANVTWPQGQSSTRGTPGCAPVITLSRILPLKYVELRICDRLQRILRVRTVTEKIYYLKLHEKHPEAVFQFWIRLVKILQQGLSITTKDPRIQFTHCLVPKMSSSSTGTTPESSLPSSSQPSESFMLLAAEQTSGSFSHLAGRSQLPADRNTDPATEVDNSDSCHKTLSPVVSPINMNVPMRAVLSHSLWEQDNPDEHFLQTPVASSLGQNFLGP
- the GARIN1A gene encoding Golgi-associated RAB2 interactor protein 1A isoform X2, whose translation is MVTKPGNWLDVYKGSTTVILGVTSSVPSLPLPNVLLMANVTWPQGQSSTRGTPGCAPVITLSRILPLKYVELRICDRLQRILRVRTVTEKIYYLKLHEKHPEAVFQFWIRLVKILQQGLSITTKDPRIQFTHCLVPKMSSSSTGTTPESSLPSSSQPSESFMLLAAEQTSGSFSHLAGRSQLPADRNTDPATEVDNSDSCHKTLSPVVSPINMNVPMRAVLSHSLWEQDNPDEHFLQTPVASSLGQNFLGP
- the GARIN1A gene encoding Golgi-associated RAB2 interactor protein 1A isoform X1, which encodes MNKIRGLPREVREPGPGVELGVEDGLLCQLIHSPEFNLFSDSMVFESNFIQVTKPGNWLDVYKGSTTVILGVTSSVPSLPLPNVLLMANVTWPQGQSSTRGTPGCAPVITLSRILPLKYVELRICDRLQRILRVRTVTEKIYYLKLHEKHPEAVFQFWIRLVKILQQGLSITTKDPRIQFTHCLVPKMSSSSTGTTPESSLPSSSQPSESFMLLAAEQTSGSFSHLAGRSQLPADRNTDPATEVDNSDSCHKTLSPVVSPINMNVPMRAVLSHSLWEQDNPDEHFLQTPVASSLGQNFLGP